Genomic DNA from Caldicellulosiruptor hydrothermalis 108:
CAACTACTATGAAGATTTAAGTTACTATAAAACAAGCAATGACTTAAAGGCTTTATTGTTTCTATACTATGATTTTGAGTATGAATACTTTTATAAAAACAACTATTCATTCAAAAAAGAAGAACTTTTAAGAATTAATGAAAGGGAAGATAGAAGATGAAGCTGGTTATATTTGATGGGAACAGCATTTTATATAGGGCTTTCTTTGCTCTTCCTGAACTGACAACCTCAAGCAATATTCCAACAAACGCTATATATGGGTTTATAAATGTGATATTAAAATATTTAGAACAAGAAAAACCTGATTATATTGCTGTAGCATTTGACAAGAGAGGAAGAGAGGCTCGAAAAAGCGAATACCAAGAATACAAAGCTAACAGAAAACCTATGCCAGATAACCTTCAAGTGCAAATTCCTTATGTTCGAGAAATTCTTTATGCCCTCAACATTCCAATTGTTGAGTTTGAAGGTTATGAAGCAGATGATGTAATCGGCTCACTTGTTAACAAGTTCAAAAATACTGGTTTGGATATTGTTATTATTACAGGTGATAGGGATACTCTTCAATTACTTGACAAAAACGTGGTTGTAAAAATTGTCTCGACGAAGTTTGACAGAACAATGGAAGATTTGTACACCATCGAGAATATAAAAGAAAAATATGGAGTTTGGGCAAATCAAGTTCCTGATTATAAAGCGCTTGTTGGAGATCAATCAGATAACATTCCCGGAGTGAAGGGAATTGGCGAAAAGAGTGCTCAAAAACTCTTGGAAGAGTACTCGTCTTTAGAAGAAATATACCAAAATTTAGATAAAATTAAAGGTTCTATCAGAGAAAAATTAGAAGCTGGAAAAGACATGGCGTTTTTATCCAAGCGTTTAGCAACAATTGTATGTGACTTACCACTAAATGTTAATCTTGAGGACTTAAGAACAAAAGAGTGGAACAAGGAAAGGTTATATGAGATTTTGGTCCAATTAGAGTTCAAAAGTATAATAAAACGATTAGGCCTATCAGAGAATATACAATTTGAATTTGTTCAGCAACGAACTGATATTCCTGACGTAGAACAAAGAGAGCTTGAAAGTATCTCACGAATAAGATCAAAAGAGATTCCATTAATGTTTGTACAGGACGAAAAGTGTTTTTATTTGTATGACCAAGAAAGTAATACTGTATTTGTGACAAGGGATAGACATTTGGTAGAGGAGATTTTAAAAAGTGACACTGTGAAAATTGTATATGATTTAAAAAATATATTTCATCAACTCAACTTGGAAGACACAGATAATATTAAAAATTGCGAGGATGTAATGATTGCTTCTTATGTTCTTGACAGCACAAGAAGTTCATATGAGTTAGAAACGTTGTTTGTATCCTACTTGAACACTGATATAGAAGCTGTAAAAAAAGATAAAAAGATGGTATCTGTAGTACTTCTAAAACGGTTATGGGATGATCTTTTAAGATTAATAGATTTAAATTCGTGCCAGTTTCTGTATGAGAATATAGAAAGACCTCTTATCCCAGTTCTATATGAGATGGAAAAAACGGGGTTTAAGGTGGATAGAGATGCCCTCCTTCAGTATACCAAGGAGATTGAAAACAAAATATTAAAACTTGAAACGCAGATATACCAGATTGCGGGTGAGTGGTTTAATATAAACTCGCCCAAACAGCTTTCTTACATTTTATTTGAAAAGTTAAAACTTCCTGTGATCAAGAAGACAAAAACAGGATATTCCACTGATGCCGAGGTTTTAGAAGAGCTTTTTGACAAACATGAAATAGTTCCTCTTATTTTGGACTACAGGATGTATACCAAGATACTAACAACCTACTGTCAGGGATTACTTCAGGCAATAAATCCTTCTTCGGGCAGAGTTCATACAACCTTTATCCAAACAGGTACAGCAACAGGAAGACTGGCAAGCAGTGATCCTAATTTACAAAATATACCTGTAAAATATGATGAGGGGAAATTGATAAGAAAGGTTTTTGTACCTGAAGAAGGACATGTACTGATTGATGCAGATTATTCTCAAATTGAGCTGAGAATACTTGCCCATATTTCTGAAGATGAAAGACTTATAAATGCTTTCAAAAATAATATTGACATCCATTCGCAGACAGCAGCTGAGGTTTTTGGTGTAGACATAGCCGATGTTACTCCAGAGATGAGAAGTCAAGCTAAAGCAGTGAATTTTGGTATAGTTTATGGAATTTCTGATTATGGCCTTGCAAGGGACATTAAGATTTCCCGAAAAGAAGCTGCAGAGTTTATAAACAAGTATTTTGAACGTTATCCTAAGGTTAAAGAGTATTTAGATAATATTGTCAGGTTTGCTCGTGAAAACGGATATGTTTTAACCTTATTTAACAGAAAGAGATATGTAAAGGACATAAAATCTGCAAACAGAAATGCAAGAAGCTATGCCGAAAGGATTGCAATGAATTCGCCGATTCAGGGCAGCGCTGCTGATATCATGAAATTGGCAATGATTAAGGTATATCAAAAGCTCAAGGAAAATAATCTTAAATCAAAAATAATTTTGCAGGTACACGATGAGCTTTTGATTGAAGCCCCATACGAAGAAAAGGATATAGTAAAAAGAATAGTAAAAAGAGAGATGGAAAATGCAGTAGCTCTAAAAGTGCCTCTGGTGGTTGAGGTAAAAGAAGGACTGAACTGGTATGAGACAAAATAGAGTTTTAGGAATTACAGGAAAGATGGGTTCAGGTAAGAGTACCATCAGTAGCATATTAGCGCAGAGTTACGGTTTTAAAGTAATTGATGTTGACAAGGAGTATCATACCCTTTTAGAAGAGAACGAAGAACTCAAGAAAAAGTTGACTGATGTTTTTGGGGAAGAAATATTGGTATCAGGGAGAATAGACCGAAACAGGTTGAGAGCTTTAGTTACTGCTGACAAATCCCGTTTTGATGTTTTAAATAAAATAACTCATGAATTTATTTTTGAAAGGGTAAGCTACTTGGTTTTAGAGGTCTTTAAAGAATACCCTACTGTCATAGATGCTGCGCTTTTATTTGAGATAGGACTCAACAAACTCTGTTCGGTTGTGTGGTTTGTGGAGGCAGAAGAAAATGTATTGGTTGAGAGAATAATAAAAAGAAATGGATGGAGTGAAAAAGAGATAAAATCTTTTTTAGAAAGGCAAAAAGTATTAGAGAGCCATAAGAAGCTTGCTAACAGGGTTATAATGAATAATTTTGACATTGAAGAGTTAAAAAGTGTAATAAAAAAATATCTCAAAGAGGATGGGTTGATTTGAAGAAGAAGGTTATAATAATAGTCTTGCTACTTGTTTTTCTTTTATTCTTTGAAAGATTTTATTTTTTTGTTCTAAAGCAAATATATCCTCTGAAATTTTCTGAAAGTATAAGTAGATATAGCAGTGAAATAGGGGTAGATCCATATTTGATATGTGCAATAATAAAATCTGAAAGTAACTTTAACCAGTATGCAGTTTCAAGAAAAGGCGCTGTTGGACTTATGCAGCTTTCACCTTCAACTGCAAAGTGGGTTGCTCAAAAGCTTAAAACGGAATATGTAGAAGATAGCCTCTATAATCCTGATTACAATATAAGGCTTGGTTCGTGGTATATAAAATATCTTATAGACTACTACTCTGGTGATACAAAGCTTGCAGTTGCAGCTTACAATGCTGGTATGACAAATGTAAATAAATGGCTTTCGATTAGAAAAAGAAACACCATTGAAATAACAGAAATTCCTTTTAAAGAGACAAACCATTTTGTAAAAAGAGTTTTTAAGAGTTACGAGATGTACAAAAAACTTTATCCAAAAGCATTTAAAAATACAGATTATTGAGGAAACCGCGGCACAGATTTTCCAAACATACGTTTGAAATTTGAGGATGAATGAGATAAAATAAAATTTGGTGATTTGATATGAAAAAATTTAAGCTTGTTTCAGACTTTAAACCAACTGGCGACCAGCCAAAAGCAATTGAGATGTTAACAGAAGGAATTTTAAAAGGTGAAAAATTTCAGACCCTTTTAGGTGTTACCGGGTCGGGCAAGACATTTACAATGGCAAAGGTCATAGAGAATGTTCAAAGACCTACACTTGTCTTGGCACATAACAAAACTTTAGCAGCACAGCTTTGTAGTGAGTTTAGAGAATTTTTCCCAGAAAATGCAGTGGAATTCTTTGTGAGTTATTATGACTATTATCAGCCTGAAGCTTATATCCCGGAGACTGACACATATATTGAAAAAGATTCGTCTATAAATGAAGAGATTGACAAGCTGAGACATTCAGCTACATCTGCCTTATTTGAAAGAAGAGATGTTATAATTGTTGCAAGTGTATCCTGTATTTACAGTTTGGGTAGTCCTGAAGATTATTTAAATCTTACTATTTCTTTGCGCCCTGGCATGACAAAAGACAGAGATGAGGTCATAAGAGAACTTATAAGAATGCAGTATGAAAGAAATGATGTTGACTTTCGAAGAGGCAGATTTAGAGTAAGAGGGGACGTACTTGAAGTTTTCCCTGCTTCTAATACGGACAGGGCGATAAGAATAGAATTTTTCGGAGATGAAATAGAGAGGATTACAGAATTTGATGTTGTGACAGGTGAGGTAATTGGGCGAAGGAACCATGTTGCAATATTTCCAGCATCTCACTATGTAACAACAGCAGAGAAGTTGAAAAGAGCGATAAAAAGTATAGAAGAAGAACTTGAACAAAGGCTAAAAGAGCTAAGAAGTATGGGGAAGCTTGTTGAAGCTCAGAGGCTTGAACAGAGAACGCGCTATGACATAGAGATGCTTCAGGAAATGGGTTTTTGTAAAGGGATAGAGAACTACTCAAGGCACTTAACTGGCAGGCCACCAGGAAGTCCACCGTATACCCTACTTGATTATTTTCCGAAGGATTTCATAATGTTCATTGACGAGTCACATGTTACTATACCTCAAGTAAGAGCTATGTACAATGGTGACAAAGCAAGAAAAGATGCTCTTGTTGAATATGGTTTTAGACTTCCATCAGCATACGACAACAGACCATTGACATTCGAAGAATTCGAAGAGAAGCTAAATCAAGTGATTTTTGTAAGTGCAACACCCGGGCCGTATGAACTCAAAAAATCTTCACGCATTGTTGAACAAATTATAAGACCGACAGGACTTGTTGACCCTGAAATTGAGGTTCATCCTGTACAAGGTCAGATTGACCATCTGATTGGCGAGATACGAAAGCGAGTGGAAAAGAACCAGAGAGTTCTTGTTACTACCCTTACCAAAAAGATGGCTGAAAGCCTTACTGACTATTTAAAAGATGTGGGAATCAGGGTCCGATATATGCATTCAGACATAGACACAATTGAGCGTATGCAGATTATCAGAGATTTACGGCTTGGCAAGTTTGATGTGCTGGTAGGGATAAATCTGCTCAGAGAAGGACTTGACCTTCCCGAGGTGTCACTTGTTGCAATTTTGGATGCAGACAAAGAAGGTTTTTTGAGGTCAGAGACTTCGCTTATCCAGACAATTGGACGTGCTGCAAGAAATGTTTATGGAAAGGTTATAATGTATGCAGATAGAATCACAAACGCTATGCAAAGAGCCATTGATGAGACAAACCGACGTAGGAAAATCCAGATAGAATACAATCAGAAACATGGCATTGTACCTCAAACTGTAAGAAAAGGTATAAGACAGATAATTGAAGCGACAGTGTCTGTGGCTGAAGAGGAAGAGAAATATGAAGTTGTGGAGAAAGACATTGTAGAAAATATGACAAAGGAAGAGATAGAAGAATATATCAAGGAACTTGAACAGGAGATGAAAAAGCATGCTATTGAACTTGAATTTGAGAAGGCTGCAAAAATAAGGGACAAAATATTTGAACTCAAAAAACTTCTTTAATGGCTTTATCGCTTGGAGGAGAAAAGGAAGATGTCAAAAGAGTATATAGTTATAAAAGGTGCGAAGGAACACAATCTCAAAAATATTGATTTGGTACTTCCACGAGACAAACTCATAGTTTTTACTGGTCTTTCTGGTTCTGGCAAGTCATCTTTGGCGTTTGACACAATCTACGCCGAGGGACAGAGAAGATATATAGAATCTCTCTCTTCTTATGCAAGGCAGTTTTTAGGAATGATGGAAAAACCAGATGTAGAATACATTGAAGGACTTTCTCCGGCTATTTCAATTGACCAAAAGACAACTTCTAAAAATCCGCGTTCAACTGTGGGGACAATTACTGAGATTTACGACTATTTGAGACTTTTGTTTGCAAGAGTTGGAAAACCTCATTGCTATATATGTGGAAAACCTATTTCACAGCAAACAGTTGACCAGATGGTAGACGAGGTATTGAAACTTAAAGAGGGTACAAAGATTCAAATACTTGCGCCGGTTGTAAGAGGAAGAAAAGGTGAGTACCAGAAGCTATTTGAGGAGCTGAGAAGAAGTGGGTTTGCAAGAGTTAGAGTAGATAGTATTGTGTATGAGCTTGAAGAAGAGATAAAACTTGATAAGAACAAAAAACATAGTATTGACGTCATTGTAGATAGGCTCATAGTAAAAGAGGGGATAGAATCAAGGCTTGCGGGTTCAATAGAAACAGCGCTCCAGCTCGCAGGGGGGATTGTAACTGTATCTATTGTTGATGGAGATGAGATTGTGTTTTCACAAAACTTTGCATGTGTAGACTGTGGAGTTTCGTATGAAGAAATAACTCCACGTCTTTTTTCTTTCAACACACCATATGGTGCATGCCCAACGTGCATGGGCCTTGGTTATTTGCAAAAGGTTGATCCTGACCTATTAATTTCAGATAAATCTATTCCCATAGGTCAGGTTGCAATAAATGGGTGGAACTTTACTGAGACAAATTCATATGCAAGAATGATTTTGGAATCACTTGCAAAAGAGTATAATTTCAGTCTAAATACTCCTGTTGAAAAACTGGACAAGAAAATTTTGGATATCTTTTTATATGGAACAGGTGACGAGAAGATAAAAATTTATACTCCACGTGGTATATACTTTGCAAAGTATGAGGGGCTTATAAATAATCTTGAAAGAAGATATAAAGAGACCCAGTCAGAATATGTCAAGCAAGAGATTGAAGAGTATATGAGTACATTTACATGCCCTGACTGTCAGGGTAAAAGACTTAAAAAAGAGGCTTTGGCGGTTTTGATAGAGGGTAAGTCTATAGCAGATGTTGCTGACATGACAGTATTGCAAGCAAAAGAATTTCTTCAGAGCCTGAACCTTCAGGGTAAGGATAAAGTAATTGCCCAGCCAGTAATAAAAGAGATTGTGGCAAGACTGGACTTTTTAATAGATGTGGGACTTGACTATTTAACTCTTTCGCGGTCAGCGGGCACACTTTCTGGGGGTGAAGCACAGAGAATAAGGCTTGCTACCCAGATAGGGTCTGGACTTGTTGGAGTTTTGTATATTCTTGATGAGCCGAGTATAGGGTTGCATCAGCGTGACAATCACAGACT
This window encodes:
- the uvrA gene encoding excinuclease ABC subunit UvrA; translation: MSKEYIVIKGAKEHNLKNIDLVLPRDKLIVFTGLSGSGKSSLAFDTIYAEGQRRYIESLSSYARQFLGMMEKPDVEYIEGLSPAISIDQKTTSKNPRSTVGTITEIYDYLRLLFARVGKPHCYICGKPISQQTVDQMVDEVLKLKEGTKIQILAPVVRGRKGEYQKLFEELRRSGFARVRVDSIVYELEEEIKLDKNKKHSIDVIVDRLIVKEGIESRLAGSIETALQLAGGIVTVSIVDGDEIVFSQNFACVDCGVSYEEITPRLFSFNTPYGACPTCMGLGYLQKVDPDLLISDKSIPIGQVAINGWNFTETNSYARMILESLAKEYNFSLNTPVEKLDKKILDIFLYGTGDEKIKIYTPRGIYFAKYEGLINNLERRYKETQSEYVKQEIEEYMSTFTCPDCQGKRLKKEALAVLIEGKSIADVADMTVLQAKEFLQSLNLQGKDKVIAQPVIKEIVARLDFLIDVGLDYLTLSRSAGTLSGGEAQRIRLATQIGSGLVGVLYILDEPSIGLHQRDNHRLIKTLKKLRDLGNTLIVVEHDEDTIRSADFIVDIGPGAGEHGGKVVAAGTLDDIISCEESITGQYLSGKKKIEIPERRREPDGRWLTIKGASENNLKNIDVSFPVGLFTCVTGVSGSGKSTLVNEILYKAASAILNKSKEKPGKFQEIIGLEHFDKVINIDQSPIGRTPRSNPATYTGVFDYIREVFAQTPEAKLRGYKAGRFSFNLKGGRCEACSGDGIIKIEMHFLPDVYVPCDVCKGKRYNRETLEVKYKDKTIADVLEMTVEEALEFFKNIPRIKSKLQTLYDVGLGYIKLGQPSTTLSGGEAQRVKLATELSKKATGRTLYILDEPTTGLHMDDVNKLIGVLQRLVDMGNTVIVIEHNLDVIKVADYIIDLGPEGGDKGGEVVVCGSPEEVAMCERSYTGMFLKEILKDRIYAKK
- the coaE gene encoding dephospho-CoA kinase (Dephospho-CoA kinase (CoaE) performs the final step in coenzyme A biosynthesis.), which codes for MRQNRVLGITGKMGSGKSTISSILAQSYGFKVIDVDKEYHTLLEENEELKKKLTDVFGEEILVSGRIDRNRLRALVTADKSRFDVLNKITHEFIFERVSYLVLEVFKEYPTVIDAALLFEIGLNKLCSVVWFVEAEENVLVERIIKRNGWSEKEIKSFLERQKVLESHKKLANRVIMNNFDIEELKSVIKKYLKEDGLI
- a CDS encoding lytic transglycosylase domain-containing protein, producing the protein MKKKVIIIVLLLVFLLFFERFYFFVLKQIYPLKFSESISRYSSEIGVDPYLICAIIKSESNFNQYAVSRKGAVGLMQLSPSTAKWVAQKLKTEYVEDSLYNPDYNIRLGSWYIKYLIDYYSGDTKLAVAAYNAGMTNVNKWLSIRKRNTIEITEIPFKETNHFVKRVFKSYEMYKKLYPKAFKNTDY
- the uvrB gene encoding excinuclease ABC subunit UvrB; the protein is MKKFKLVSDFKPTGDQPKAIEMLTEGILKGEKFQTLLGVTGSGKTFTMAKVIENVQRPTLVLAHNKTLAAQLCSEFREFFPENAVEFFVSYYDYYQPEAYIPETDTYIEKDSSINEEIDKLRHSATSALFERRDVIIVASVSCIYSLGSPEDYLNLTISLRPGMTKDRDEVIRELIRMQYERNDVDFRRGRFRVRGDVLEVFPASNTDRAIRIEFFGDEIERITEFDVVTGEVIGRRNHVAIFPASHYVTTAEKLKRAIKSIEEELEQRLKELRSMGKLVEAQRLEQRTRYDIEMLQEMGFCKGIENYSRHLTGRPPGSPPYTLLDYFPKDFIMFIDESHVTIPQVRAMYNGDKARKDALVEYGFRLPSAYDNRPLTFEEFEEKLNQVIFVSATPGPYELKKSSRIVEQIIRPTGLVDPEIEVHPVQGQIDHLIGEIRKRVEKNQRVLVTTLTKKMAESLTDYLKDVGIRVRYMHSDIDTIERMQIIRDLRLGKFDVLVGINLLREGLDLPEVSLVAILDADKEGFLRSETSLIQTIGRAARNVYGKVIMYADRITNAMQRAIDETNRRRKIQIEYNQKHGIVPQTVRKGIRQIIEATVSVAEEEEKYEVVEKDIVENMTKEEIEEYIKELEQEMKKHAIELEFEKAAKIRDKIFELKKLL
- the polA gene encoding DNA polymerase I; protein product: MKLVIFDGNSILYRAFFALPELTTSSNIPTNAIYGFINVILKYLEQEKPDYIAVAFDKRGREARKSEYQEYKANRKPMPDNLQVQIPYVREILYALNIPIVEFEGYEADDVIGSLVNKFKNTGLDIVIITGDRDTLQLLDKNVVVKIVSTKFDRTMEDLYTIENIKEKYGVWANQVPDYKALVGDQSDNIPGVKGIGEKSAQKLLEEYSSLEEIYQNLDKIKGSIREKLEAGKDMAFLSKRLATIVCDLPLNVNLEDLRTKEWNKERLYEILVQLEFKSIIKRLGLSENIQFEFVQQRTDIPDVEQRELESISRIRSKEIPLMFVQDEKCFYLYDQESNTVFVTRDRHLVEEILKSDTVKIVYDLKNIFHQLNLEDTDNIKNCEDVMIASYVLDSTRSSYELETLFVSYLNTDIEAVKKDKKMVSVVLLKRLWDDLLRLIDLNSCQFLYENIERPLIPVLYEMEKTGFKVDRDALLQYTKEIENKILKLETQIYQIAGEWFNINSPKQLSYILFEKLKLPVIKKTKTGYSTDAEVLEELFDKHEIVPLILDYRMYTKILTTYCQGLLQAINPSSGRVHTTFIQTGTATGRLASSDPNLQNIPVKYDEGKLIRKVFVPEEGHVLIDADYSQIELRILAHISEDERLINAFKNNIDIHSQTAAEVFGVDIADVTPEMRSQAKAVNFGIVYGISDYGLARDIKISRKEAAEFINKYFERYPKVKEYLDNIVRFARENGYVLTLFNRKRYVKDIKSANRNARSYAERIAMNSPIQGSAADIMKLAMIKVYQKLKENNLKSKIILQVHDELLIEAPYEEKDIVKRIVKREMENAVALKVPLVVEVKEGLNWYETK